AGTTTCAAACGTGAACAGGTCATCTGATAACGGAGTAAACCATGAAAAGAGTTCTTGTAACCGGAGCAACGGGATTTGTCGGAAACGCAGTATTGGCATCACTGAACAAACACGGATACGTCCCTGTCGCTCTCGTAAGACACGGCAGTGAAAACAAGCTGAAGCACAGCGTAGAGATGGTCAAAGGTGATGTTATGGACAAGGCAAGCCTTCTGAAAGCTCTGGAGGGCATTTATGCTGTAGTTCACCTTGTGGGGATAATAAGGGAATATCCATCCAGAGGAGTAACCTTTGAAAAAATGCATCACACCGCCACAAAAAACATCGTGGAAGCTGCTGCCGAAATGGGCATCAAGAGATACATCCATATGTCCGCCAACGGAACGAGGCTTAACGCTGTCAGTGATTACCATATAACAAAACAGCTTGCTGAAGACGAAGTTAAAAACAGCGGACTTGACTATACAATATTCCGTCCGTCACTGGTTTACGGTCAGGATGACTCTTTTATAAACATGCTTGCAGGTTATATGAAGCGCACACCGGTATTCTCATACTTCGGTGACGGTTCCTACCCTATGCAGCCTGTTTTTGTTGGTGATGTCGCCGAATGCTTTGTAAAAGCTATAGATAACCAGTCCACCACAAAAATGATATATCCCCTCTGCGGGAAAAACGTCTATACTTACAAACACCTTCTTCGTCTGGTTGGCAAAGCGCTGGGGAAAAACATCATTCTGCTTCCGGTTCCGGAGTTCGCTATAAAAACCGGGATATCTCTGTTTGGCAAAGCGAACTGGTTTCCTATTACTAAAGATCAGTTCATCATGCTCACCGAAGGGAACACTTGCAGTTCTGACGACGCATTTAAAATCCTTAAAGTTGAACGTTCTGATTTTTACGAAAAAATAAGCTCTTATTTATAAAAGAAGTTGAAAACGGCAGACCATTTACTTAGAATGTTCTGACTAAATTTTTGGAGAACTATGAAATGAAAAGATTGATAATAGCATTGTTTATAATGATTTTTGCTGTTTCATGCGGAGACAGCGGTTCAAAACCATCTGATGCATCTTCCGTTGACATTAAAACTGTTACAAAGGGATTCATAGACCAGCTCAAAGAAGAACACAAAGGCAAAGTTATGATAGTTAACTTCTTTGCCTCATGGTGTCCGCCTTGCAGAGGTGAAACTCCCGACTTTGTGGAAGCCTATAATAAAAATAAAGATAATAACTTTGTCATCGTAGGTCTTTCTCTGGATAAAAAACCTTCTGATGCAGCAAAATTTTTAGATGAGTTTAAAGTCACATACCCAGTCTACATAGCAGACAACGCTCTCGGCTCGGAAATGAGCATAAGCACTATCCCCACCTCTCTGATCTATAAACCGGACGGAAAGCTTTTTGACATAGTTGTCGGTCCATTAACAGCTAAAGAACTGGACATTATAGCCGGAAGCTTTAAGGAATAACTAATTTCCTATTGCACTGCGCAATAACAGCGTTATTTTATAACATGTCAGAAAGATATAGCTCGGAGGCTATTTAGGTATGATAGAAACCTCAGTCAAATGCGTCATAAAAGAACCCCTAACGTCCAGATACATTCTGGTACTTGAAACCCTGTGCGGTCATTATCTCATCCCTGTTTACATCGGAGCTTTCGAAGCAGAATCCATATACTGCGTACAGAATAAGATCAAATCGCCACGACCAATGACATTTGACTTTATCTCCGGCATACTGGGATATCTGGATGAAGTAAACATAGACAGAGCCGTTGTGGACAGATACGAGGACGGTCTCTATAAAGCAAGTGTTTTTGTTATATGTAACAAAGAGGAAAAACGAATCGACTGCCGCCCTACCGATGCAGTTTCACTGGCTCTCCACATGGACATACCTATTTATGTCGAAGACGATGTGCTTAACTCCGGTAAATGTGTCGACAGAAACAATCTCACAAAGCTGGATAACGAAACT
This window of the Denitrovibrio acetiphilus DSM 12809 genome carries:
- a CDS encoding complex I NDUFA9 subunit family protein, translating into MKRVLVTGATGFVGNAVLASLNKHGYVPVALVRHGSENKLKHSVEMVKGDVMDKASLLKALEGIYAVVHLVGIIREYPSRGVTFEKMHHTATKNIVEAAAEMGIKRYIHMSANGTRLNAVSDYHITKQLAEDEVKNSGLDYTIFRPSLVYGQDDSFINMLAGYMKRTPVFSYFGDGSYPMQPVFVGDVAECFVKAIDNQSTTKMIYPLCGKNVYTYKHLLRLVGKALGKNIILLPVPEFAIKTGISLFGKANWFPITKDQFIMLTEGNTCSSDDAFKILKVERSDFYEKISSYL
- a CDS encoding TlpA family protein disulfide reductase gives rise to the protein MKRLIIALFIMIFAVSCGDSGSKPSDASSVDIKTVTKGFIDQLKEEHKGKVMIVNFFASWCPPCRGETPDFVEAYNKNKDNNFVIVGLSLDKKPSDAAKFLDEFKVTYPVYIADNALGSEMSISTIPTSLIYKPDGKLFDIVVGPLTAKELDIIAGSFKE
- a CDS encoding bifunctional nuclease family protein yields the protein MIETSVKCVIKEPLTSRYILVLETLCGHYLIPVYIGAFEAESIYCVQNKIKSPRPMTFDFISGILGYLDEVNIDRAVVDRYEDGLYKASVFVICNKEEKRIDCRPTDAVSLALHMDIPIYVEDDVLNSGKCVDRNNLTKLDNETLGSLIDDHGTVFWNV